The window CGAGAAGCCTAATGCCTCGATGAACATCTTTCTCTGGGCCTGCTATCCCACGCTGCATGAGCCGCCAAAGGACGGCGCGATCCCCATCGCCTCGTGGAAGGATTCCTTCAACTGGAAGAAATTCCAGAAGGATTTCCGCATGCCGCTCGGCGTGTCGCGGTTCGTTGGGTTCTTCAATTCCGATGCGGAGAACGGCTGGACGTACCTTTCCGATATCTCGCTGCGCCCGGTGGATGATTATCCTCTCGAGATTCCCGCGAATGCGCCGGTTTACGGCGACAGCAGCCGTGAGCAAATGACCTGGATCTGGAGCAGCGCGGATTTCCCGTGGCCCAAGATCTTCGTGCGCGGGCGTCCGCAGATGGGGCGCGACCAGAGCGTGCCGGTGGCGGCGCAAACCGTGTGGTTCCGCCGTACGGTCACAGCTCCCCAGGGATTCCGGGAGGCGCAGGTGACTTTTGTGGGTGACGACACGGCTTCGCTGGAGATCAATGGCAGGGAGATCGGGCGCAATGGCTCGCTTCAGGACATCCAGAACATCGACATTCAGAATGTGCTCAAGCCCGGGACGAATGAGGTGGTCTTCAAGGTCGACAACAGTCGCGGCCCGGGCGGCCTGCTCGGTCGGATCGAGTGGAAGACGGCAGACGGAAAGGCGGTCTATATCCCGACAAATGCGAGTTGGGAGGCGTCGATCGATCAAAGCGCGACCTGGGCCAGGGCGACCCCGATCGCTGTGCCGGCTCCGCTCTCTACCAGGACGGCCTGGGTCTATCCGCATCTCCCATTGCTAAGCTATTCGCTTTCCTATGATCTCCCGCAGCCGAGGCAGGGAGTGCGCCTGGCGGTACGCTCGCCGGGCGGGTTCCGGGTCTTTGCCGATAACAAGGAGGTCTATGCCACCATGTGCGCGAGCCATACGATGAAAGTCGACCTTACGGACGAACTGGCCGGCGCTAGGACGATCCGCGTGGACATCGAGGATATTGGCCAGCCTCCGTTGGGCTCGGGATTGTTGCAGGTCAAGACCGCCAAGGGCTGGCAGGATATTCCCTTCTCCGACTTCCGGCACGATGGCGCGAAACCGGTGGAGGTGGCTTCCGCATTTTTCTCGGCCAAGACCTGGCCGACCGCGATGGGCTCCTTCGAGGCGGCCACGTCCCGCCCGATGCCGGATTTCAGTAGCAGACTGGAGCCGTGGGCGCTCGACTTGCTGCAAGGCGCAAAGCAGATCTTCCAGTTGGGATCACCTCAGGGGACCTCGGATGCCTTTGGCCCGATCAAGGGTGGCCCGGATCTTGTGACGGTGCCTGCTCCTGACCTCAAGGATGTCTCCAGGGGGCTGGAGAGCAAGCTGCTGCCTGAGACGACGCTGAAGTTCAATCTCCCGCAGATCCCGGCCAATGGCGCGGCCTTCGTTCTCGGGGTGGAGGATGCGGATGCGATGGTGACGTCCGTCGGCGTGTTTGTGAATGGCGTGCTCAGCGGCATGCCGCAGGTCCTGGGTTACGACCTGGTGCCCGGTGAGCGCCTGACCAACCGGGCATGGGTCGTCACCATTCCCAAGGAACGCCTGAAGACGGGAGAAAACACCCTCACCTTGCGCATCCTCCCCCCCTACTATCAAAGCAGCAACGCGGTGCAAAACCAGTCGGAGGAGTACATCCAGATGATGGGACTCCGCGGAAAGGGAAACAATCCCTACACCGGCTCCTGGCTGCACTGGAATTACCTTTCCCTCTACGCCCTGGGCAAACCGGCGGCGGAGCCAGTCAATGGGCGCCCGGTCTGGATGGGAACCAATCTCGGCTATCTCCATCACGATGGCGGCGAACCCTGGCGGCAGTGCGCCATTCGCGACCTGAGCTATCTCGGTTTCGTCGGCACGCAGGCGCCGATCCGCTATGGCATCTGGAATGCCGGTGAGCTCAACAAGATCAACCGCCCGGACGGCGCGCCCTCGGGCGGAGAGACGACCGCGGAGTATCAGCTCAAGAGCCTCGTCGACGTCGGCATGGCTCCCCATCTGCTCAATGAGCCGGGACGAGGGATTACAAGCCTCGACCAGCTCGCGGATTCCCACGAGGCGAAGATCCTGAGGGATTATGGGAAGTACTTTGCATCCTATGAAATCGGCAATGAAGTCGACGAGCCGATCTGGGGCTGGGACTCGCTCAAGATCGCCGATGCCTACTCGACCATCCAGCGCCAGGCGGTCGCGGCGCAGGCCTTCCGCAAGATGTTCCCCGAGCTGAAGTTTACCATCATCGGCCAGGGCTGGTATCACGCGTGGGATTTCTCCGTCATCGACGCGCAATTCCGCAAGGAGGCGCCGAATGACCCCGGCTTTACCGACGATCTCTCCACGCACAACTACGCAAAGAGCTACATCATTCCCGCTGTGGGCTACAACCTGCTCTACGGCTCCAATCCGCCGGCTCCGATCTGGACGACAGAGTGCGGCGCGTACTCCAGCGATCGTGAGGATGCGACCGAGTTTGACGCAAACATCCGCGGCAATCTCGCCTTCGCCACCTACATCATCCAGTACGTCTGTCACGCGGGGAACGATGAGTTCAAACACTTCTCCCTTTTCCTCTCCAAGGACAAGGACGCAAAGGTGATGGAGCGCGCCCGCTCGTATCGCCGACTCGTGCATACCTTTGGTCTCCATGGCAAACCTCTGCCCTGGACCTATGCGAACGCCGACGCGATGAAGGACAAGCTGGTCTACGTCAACCCGGTCGACGCCGGAAAGTGGATCAAGATTTCCTTCGCCAGCTATTCGCACGATCCCGAGGAGATCGACGTGTCCGTCGTCCTTCCCAAGTCCGGAAAGTTCCAGGCCACGCGCTACGGCGACGGTCGGATCGTCGAGGAAGGTATCCGCACGGCCACCATCGAGGCGAACCCGACTGCCCGGTTCAAGGAGACGCTCGCACCCGGAGAAACCATTGAATATCTCATCGCGAAATAGCCTCCGGGCGAGACGGGTTTGCTCGACTCCTGCCTCGACAAGCGGGAGCATGCAGGCTGATTGAATGCAGCCAACCTCTCGAACCATGTCCTCGATGGAATCTGAAATCAGCCGCTCACCTCGCGACAAGGTCGTCCGCCGCGTGCAGGAGTGGATCAAGTCCGGAGCGCTCCGCCCGGGGGATTTCCTTCCATCGGAGCGACAGCTGGCCGATCAACTGGGCGTCGCGCGGTTGACCGCGCGATATGCGCTGATCGACCTTCAGCGCGAGGGCATCCTGGAAACCGTCAATCGCAAGCGTCGGCTCGTCGCGCAGGCGCGGCGATCAGCCTTGGCGCAGGCCGTCATCCTCGTCAGCACCGCGCGGTACTCGCCCGCGATCGGCTGGGAGAGCCGCGTCCAGGTGCAGGTCGAGGAGGATTTGCAGCGACAGGGGTTCAACCCCATGCTCTTCAATCCCCGGGCCTCATCTCCCGACCGGCTCTACGCCTTGCTCGATGAGGACCCCGCTGGCTTCATTGTGTTTGCCGATGCCTCCGAGCATCCGGCCGTGCAGGAGTTTGTCACGCGCGCGGTCGCGTCGGGCCGGCCTGTGGTCGTGCAAAGTGACAGCGAGCAGTTTCATGACGCCGTACGGGTCACCTCCGATCATGAGGCCGGCGCGTATGAGCTGACCAGGTGCCTGATCGATCGCGGCTGCCGCCGCATCCTTCGCTTCTGGGCCAGGCCGGTAAAAACAGGATGGATCGAGCGTCGCGACGCCGGGGTGCAGAGAGCGTTGACGGAAGCCGGCCTGCCGATCCTTCCCGAGCTTCTCGCTGCGGTGATGGATCGCCAGGGAGAAGAACTCCCCGACCAATATTACTTCACCTCGCGCACCCGCCAGATGCTGGGGTTTCTTTACGAGCATCTCACCGGCCCGAGCCGGGTGGATGGCATCCTCGTCCTGAGCGATCCCGATGCATTGAGCGTGGCCAATGCCTGCCGCATTGCCGGGCTTGAACCCAATCGCGATATTCTCATCGGAGGCTATGACCATTGCTGGAGCATCTGCCCGGAGTACTTCTTTGAAAAAACCGCTCCTGCGGCCACTGTCGACAAGAGGAACGACCTGATCGGCAAGGAACTTGTCGCCGAGTTCCTCAAGGGAACTTCTGCCTCCGACCAGCGGCGCTTGATCCTCGTGCCTCCCGTGCTGGTGCCGCTGCCCGAGGCCACCTCATGACAGACGCTTTATGAAACGCATCGTGCTTTCCCTGCTGGCGATCGTGATGGCTCAGGCTCCTGCCTGGGCTGCCGCGATCTTTCAAACCGAGTTTCAAGATTTCCCGCTTGGCGAGATCACCCCGACCACCGTCCTGCCAGGGGGCTGGACGGCTGGCGTAAATGCGGAGAAGCACTCCACTCTCAACGTGGTGGAGGCCGACGCCGGAAAGAAAGCCGTGCAGTTTACCGATTCCTCCGCGGAGTTTGTCGACAGGGCGGCTCCCTGGCTGAACAAGAGCTTTGAAGGCACGAAGGGCACCCTCGTGGTGGACATCAACGTGACTCTCCTGGATACCCGGCCTGCCAATCCCGTCCTGCAAATCATCGTCTGCGACGGCCTGCCCGAGGATACCCGGCGGCACCTCGTCACCATGGCCGTGCACAGCGAGGGAGAGATCCGCTTCTTCGACGGCACTATCTATACCGACTCAAAGGTGCGGCTCGACCCCGGGGCTGCCTACGTCATCCGGCTGGAACTCAATCAGGACACGGCCAAGTGGAGACTCCAGATCTTTGCCGCCGGCGACCTCGCCAACGCCATCGCCGACATCCCGGATATCGCCATGCGCTCGACCGGCTTCCCCGCCAAGATGGTCAGCTTCAAGGGAGGAGTCAATGCGACCGGCGTCTCTCTGGACCCGTTCATTCAGCTGAACGGCCTTTCCGTCACCGCGCCCTAGTCCCGCGGCGCGCCGCCGGGGGATTGCAGATGGTGATTGCGAGAATTCCCAGGGTGAACCGCGTGTCGGGATTCACCTTTACGCGGATGGAGTCCAGCTTCACCTCCGGCGTGGGGTTTGTCCATTGCAGGGTATAAAGGAAGCGCTCGGATGCCTCGGGATCACCGTCCTTGGTCACGGTCAGGTGCCGCGCCCGGGAGTTGTCAAATTGCTGATAGCTGGGCCACCAGTCCTGGATGGTGGACTCCTCGTTCCATTGCGGGATCAGCGCCTCGTCCGAAGGTCCGAAGCCGAACGGGACGAGGCCGAGCGCGTGCGAGGAGCCGTCTTCCAGCACCATTTCGTATTCCGCGCATTTCACATGATCGGTCGCCCATCCGCATCCATGCAGAAAATAGGCCAGCCTCGCGTGCTGGTTGACCGGGATTGTGACTTCGGAAGGGAGGGAATGATCTCGCGCGTGATGGGAGCGCAGCACCAGCGAGGATCTGGGATTTTTTGCATCCTCCGGGATGACGTCAAAGGGGACACCCTGGATCTTTTGTCGACCGGCGGGCAGGTACAGCAGCGGCGCCAAGCCGAGCCAGCTCTTGAATCGATGCAACCCCCGGTTGGCGAAGGGCCGCAGGTCGATCTGTTCAAAGGCCCGTGCAGTCAGCTTTGCGACAGCCGGGTAGGGCATCTTCCAACTCTGCGCAGCCGACGCCCGGCGCGTGGCATGAGTTTCCGTCTCGAGGCCGGCCTTTGCCGCGGCGGAGATGGTCGTGGCCCGCGGCCGGGATGGAGCCTTGCCTGGAGCCGTTGTCGATTGCCGGGCGATGAGTTGAGGCTCGATAAGGAGACGCTCGGGAGGGGGTAATGCGCCTCCCCGCGCGAGGCCGGACTTCTGCGCAAACAGCACGGTCGCCGCATACCGTCCCAGCCGGGCATAATCATACGCGACCACGCTCAGCGGGGGATCAGTCGAGATTCCCATGTCGGGGTCACCGACGGCCACCACGGAAAGACTTTTGGGGACCATCCGCCCCTCGCTCGTGTCCTCGATGAACATTCTCGCCATCTTGGCATTCGTAAACACGATGCCTGTGACCTGGGGAAACTCGTTGGCCAGTCGCGTCGCGGCGACCTGCACCTCGGCGAGTCGCAGGTCGGGTGAGAGCACGCGTGACACGGAGGAGCCCAGATTTCGCTCATGGCAGCTGCGTTGATAGCCATCCACGATCGACGTGTCGGCTCCCGGCAGGTGGAAGCACGCGATCTCGGTATGGCCGAGGTTGAACAGATGAGCCACTGCCATGCGCCCGGCAGTGTTTCCATGGATGTCCACCATGCTGCCTGGATAGTTGCCCGTGGCGCCCAGGACGACCGTCGGGATCGCGCGTTGTCGAAACTGCTCGATCAAGTCTCCCACCGGCGTGTCCTTGTCTGTCCATACCGCAAGGCCCTGGCAGTTTTGCTCGAGCAGCCGTCTCATGGAGTTGCGGTAGGCCCGCCAGTGCCAGTCGAGCGAGATCACCCGGCTCCCATGCAGGGAGGCGATTTCCGCAGCCCCCGCGGCGATTTTGGGGTTGGGGCAGAGAATGTGCAGCGGCGGCGTTTCCGTGACAGACTCCGGCGTTCGCGCCAGGAAAAGCTTGTAGCCATCGCGGCGGAGGATGCCTCGGGTGATCAGGTGGCCGATGGCGCGATTGACCACGGAAAAATCCGCCTTCCACTCCGCCGCGAGTTCCCGCCCGGAGGGAAGCCGGGCCGGGGGCTCCAATTCGTGCGACGAGATGTAGTCCAGCAAACGGCGGGCGATTACCTCGGAGGAGGTGCGGTTCGAATTTGTGGCCACAACATTTTGTAAATCCCCCAGCCGCGCCTGGAATGCAACTGCTTTTTCTTGTTGGTTCACTTCTGGTCGAAGACTGGTTGCTTAACTAAACTTTGTATGAAGCACTCCCTCCGCCTGCGACTCACAAGAGCCCTCCTTCCCGCCGCTTGCGCGACCGCCCTGTTCTCAGCGGTCGATGCCGATGCGGCTAACACGGTCTATACCTACACAGCCACCTCGGGCACCAACAACTGGTCCGGCGGTACGGGGTGGGATGTTGCTCCCGTGAGCAGCAAGGACACGACCCTTCAGTTTGGCCCGTTCACCTCGACTGGCGTCGGCGTTTCCAATAACGACCTGCCGGGAAACTTTATCCTTAACAAACTGTATTTCAACACGCTCGCTTACGGGACAAACTCCAACTACCTTGCCCTGACCGGTGGTACTTTACAGTTTCAGACGAACTCCGATGGCACAGCCCCGTCGCTGCAGTTTACCAGTCCGGGCAACTCGGCGCTGGGGCTTGAGGTCCGCAACAACGTCATCCTCGACGCGGATCTCACGATCGGAGCGTTTCCCAATTACGCGCTCTACTGGGGAGGCGATCCCGCCCATAATGCGAGCCTGGGTTCCACCTACGGTGTGACCAGCGGCACAGGAGGACTCATCCTCACTTCCCAGAACTTCCGCGTTACCGGGAACAACACTTTTTCAGGTGGAGTGAAGTTGAACGGCGGCAGCTACAATGCGCTGCAGGGATCGACCGGTGCCGCCGGTGCCGTTACTGCGGGAGCGTTTGGCACGGGAACCATTACCTTCAATGCCGGAGCCACTATTGACAGTTCATTCACGGGAGTAACGAGCGATGTGGCATGGAATAATGCCATCGTCATCAACGGTGCGAATACCGTGGCACGGTTCGGCGCAGGTGCGACGAGTCGAAACATGATCCTCGGCGGAGCGATCACGCTCGGAAACAACGTCACCATCGCGGCGGATCTCGCCAACGGCAAGGCGCTGACGATTTCCAACACGATCTCAGGCAATTACAAACTGACCCTGCAGGCCAATCAGTTCAACGCCAACACCAACACGATT of the Terrimicrobium sacchariphilum genome contains:
- a CDS encoding substrate-binding domain-containing protein yields the protein MATNSNRTSSEVIARRLLDYISSHELEPPARLPSGRELAAEWKADFSVVNRAIGHLITRGILRRDGYKLFLARTPESVTETPPLHILCPNPKIAAGAAEIASLHGSRVISLDWHWRAYRNSMRRLLEQNCQGLAVWTDKDTPVGDLIEQFRQRAIPTVVLGATGNYPGSMVDIHGNTAGRMAVAHLFNLGHTEIACFHLPGADTSIVDGYQRSCHERNLGSSVSRVLSPDLRLAEVQVAATRLANEFPQVTGIVFTNAKMARMFIEDTSEGRMVPKSLSVVAVGDPDMGISTDPPLSVVAYDYARLGRYAATVLFAQKSGLARGGALPPPERLLIEPQLIARQSTTAPGKAPSRPRATTISAAAKAGLETETHATRRASAAQSWKMPYPAVAKLTARAFEQIDLRPFANRGLHRFKSWLGLAPLLYLPAGRQKIQGVPFDVIPEDAKNPRSSLVLRSHHARDHSLPSEVTIPVNQHARLAYFLHGCGWATDHVKCAEYEMVLEDGSSHALGLVPFGFGPSDEALIPQWNEESTIQDWWPSYQQFDNSRARHLTVTKDGDPEASERFLYTLQWTNPTPEVKLDSIRVKVNPDTRFTLGILAITICNPPAARRGTRAR
- a CDS encoding GntR family transcriptional regulator, which encodes MESEISRSPRDKVVRRVQEWIKSGALRPGDFLPSERQLADQLGVARLTARYALIDLQREGILETVNRKRRLVAQARRSALAQAVILVSTARYSPAIGWESRVQVQVEEDLQRQGFNPMLFNPRASSPDRLYALLDEDPAGFIVFADASEHPAVQEFVTRAVASGRPVVVQSDSEQFHDAVRVTSDHEAGAYELTRCLIDRGCRRILRFWARPVKTGWIERRDAGVQRALTEAGLPILPELLAAVMDRQGEELPDQYYFTSRTRQMLGFLYEHLTGPSRVDGILVLSDPDALSVANACRIAGLEPNRDILIGGYDHCWSICPEYFFEKTAPAATVDKRNDLIGKELVAEFLKGTSASDQRRLILVPPVLVPLPEATS
- a CDS encoding CARDB domain-containing protein, translating into MIDSFRVEGGMPQEGQGLNLVATVRNQGDAPTPDHTTVSVTYFDITSDPKGKMLTYGSQFKQSLPAGQTAEIKVDAPWKPMAGTYKLRAVVDDVKRIDDKDRANNVLEQEITIGKNPDIEAMLKGDAAPSDYQASSNEVLPNGDFADANIKLPFSEGSADVVTVDDTRALLFKGRFVLGWDAPDKVIAGADYVFSFRAKALGVSGEKPNASMNIFLWACYPTLHEPPKDGAIPIASWKDSFNWKKFQKDFRMPLGVSRFVGFFNSDAENGWTYLSDISLRPVDDYPLEIPANAPVYGDSSREQMTWIWSSADFPWPKIFVRGRPQMGRDQSVPVAAQTVWFRRTVTAPQGFREAQVTFVGDDTASLEINGREIGRNGSLQDIQNIDIQNVLKPGTNEVVFKVDNSRGPGGLLGRIEWKTADGKAVYIPTNASWEASIDQSATWARATPIAVPAPLSTRTAWVYPHLPLLSYSLSYDLPQPRQGVRLAVRSPGGFRVFADNKEVYATMCASHTMKVDLTDELAGARTIRVDIEDIGQPPLGSGLLQVKTAKGWQDIPFSDFRHDGAKPVEVASAFFSAKTWPTAMGSFEAATSRPMPDFSSRLEPWALDLLQGAKQIFQLGSPQGTSDAFGPIKGGPDLVTVPAPDLKDVSRGLESKLLPETTLKFNLPQIPANGAAFVLGVEDADAMVTSVGVFVNGVLSGMPQVLGYDLVPGERLTNRAWVVTIPKERLKTGENTLTLRILPPYYQSSNAVQNQSEEYIQMMGLRGKGNNPYTGSWLHWNYLSLYALGKPAAEPVNGRPVWMGTNLGYLHHDGGEPWRQCAIRDLSYLGFVGTQAPIRYGIWNAGELNKINRPDGAPSGGETTAEYQLKSLVDVGMAPHLLNEPGRGITSLDQLADSHEAKILRDYGKYFASYEIGNEVDEPIWGWDSLKIADAYSTIQRQAVAAQAFRKMFPELKFTIIGQGWYHAWDFSVIDAQFRKEAPNDPGFTDDLSTHNYAKSYIIPAVGYNLLYGSNPPAPIWTTECGAYSSDREDATEFDANIRGNLAFATYIIQYVCHAGNDEFKHFSLFLSKDKDAKVMERARSYRRLVHTFGLHGKPLPWTYANADAMKDKLVYVNPVDAGKWIKISFASYSHDPEEIDVSVVLPKSGKFQATRYGDGRIVEEGIRTATIEANPTARFKETLAPGETIEYLIAK